From a single Cytophagales bacterium WSM2-2 genomic region:
- a CDS encoding magnesium chelatase — protein sequence MNESKLKTLTSNIETIIRGKPHEIKYVVAALIARGHILLEDNPGAGKTVLAKTLAQSISEGKIDFHSANGGVAFKRIQFTPDLLPMDLIGSHIYDEAKKDFVFKKGPLFTHVLLADEINRASPKVQSALLECMAENQITAGDATFPLDKFFFTIATQNPIEMEGTYPLPAAQLDRFSMKISFGYVSEEVELDIYNNYLSINNGKNTVKQVLSYSDIIHLQDEAEKVYVHPELMKGVVRIVQGTRKHQEIALGCSTRGGITFVKCLKAWAMVNQRDYVIEDDLRDLAQPVLHHRLIFRNREASRTALQQVVDPEISRLSKMGIKAKK from the coding sequence ATGAACGAATCAAAATTAAAAACACTTACCAGTAACATTGAAACAATCATTCGTGGCAAGCCTCATGAAATAAAATATGTAGTAGCTGCATTGATTGCCCGTGGTCACATCTTATTGGAAGACAATCCCGGTGCAGGTAAAACCGTATTGGCAAAAACCCTTGCGCAATCCATTTCTGAAGGGAAGATCGATTTTCATTCAGCTAATGGCGGAGTGGCTTTCAAGCGAATACAGTTCACTCCCGATTTGCTTCCGATGGACTTAATCGGTTCGCATATCTACGATGAAGCAAAGAAAGATTTTGTCTTCAAGAAAGGTCCTCTTTTCACGCACGTATTACTGGCAGACGAAATCAATCGGGCTTCCCCTAAAGTGCAAAGCGCACTACTGGAGTGTATGGCGGAAAATCAAATTACAGCGGGTGATGCGACTTTCCCACTGGACAAATTCTTTTTTACAATTGCCACACAGAACCCAATTGAAATGGAGGGAACTTATCCGCTCCCTGCCGCACAACTGGATCGATTCTCCATGAAGATATCATTCGGCTATGTAAGCGAAGAGGTAGAGCTGGATATCTATAACAACTACCTCTCTATCAACAACGGAAAAAATACAGTGAAACAAGTACTCAGTTACAGCGACATTATCCATCTACAAGATGAAGCTGAGAAAGTCTACGTTCATCCAGAATTAATGAAAGGGGTAGTAAGAATCGTGCAAGGAACGAGGAAACACCAGGAGATTGCTCTTGGCTGCTCTACCCGTGGCGGAATTACTTTTGTCAAGTGTTTGAAAGCTTGGGCGATGGTAAATCAACGTGATTATGTTATCGAAGATGATCTTCGTGACCTGGCCCAGCCCGTTCTTCATCACCGGTTAATCTTCCGCAACCGTGAAGCATCACGCACTGCACTTCAGCAAGTTGTAGATCCAGAAATAAGTCGGTTGAGTAAAATGGGAATCAAAGCGAAGAAGTAA
- the rtcB_2 gene encoding RNA-splicing ligase RtcB, protein MKRKILSGKDLVKLGYPEGRAVGMAINMVLKHFRRSEKEEIYTMLKSVLAAPKDFIEDSIWNKVALELVPREKKALVHDLNKHRIDYRIFGASEIEEGARNQMEIAMKLPVTVAGALMPDAHQGYGLPIGGVLATNNAVIPYGVGVDIGCRMSLTAYAIDEEYMNRHRNNLKQLLIENTCFGRETFKRPKEHEVLDRKLFKEIAILKPLLGKAAMQIGSSGSGNHFVEFGLIELEDQNEWSIPKGKYLALLSHSGSRGLGAEIARHYTKVAKQLCLLPSTASSLAWLDLNSSAGQEYWQAMNLAGDYASANHHQIHQRIAEALGERPMFRVENHHNFAWKEKLSDGTEVIVHRKGATPAGEGVLGIIPGSMTAPGYIVKGKGNPNSLNSASHGAGRLMSRSTAKQSVTNKMVKQELAKHDVTLLGGGLDEAPMAYKDIRKVMHYQDELVETLGVFTPKIVRMCGDDSPSED, encoded by the coding sequence ATGAAAAGGAAAATACTAAGTGGAAAAGATCTCGTAAAGCTGGGTTACCCGGAAGGACGTGCTGTTGGCATGGCTATCAATATGGTGTTAAAGCACTTTCGCAGAAGCGAAAAAGAGGAGATATACACGATGCTGAAGTCGGTGCTTGCCGCGCCTAAAGACTTCATTGAGGATTCCATCTGGAATAAGGTAGCGCTTGAATTAGTGCCGCGTGAAAAGAAGGCGCTAGTACACGACTTGAACAAACACCGGATCGACTACCGGATTTTCGGAGCGAGTGAGATTGAAGAAGGAGCGCGTAACCAAATGGAAATCGCAATGAAATTGCCAGTAACGGTGGCGGGGGCGTTGATGCCGGATGCACATCAGGGTTATGGATTGCCGATTGGTGGTGTACTTGCAACTAACAACGCTGTAATTCCCTATGGAGTAGGTGTGGATATTGGTTGTCGTATGAGCTTAACTGCTTATGCAATCGATGAAGAATATATGAATAGACATCGGAACAATCTGAAGCAGTTGCTGATTGAGAACACGTGCTTTGGTCGTGAGACTTTCAAAAGACCGAAAGAACACGAAGTACTTGATCGGAAACTTTTCAAAGAGATCGCTATCCTTAAACCGCTGCTGGGAAAGGCAGCCATGCAGATCGGCTCTTCTGGAAGTGGGAATCACTTCGTGGAATTCGGGTTGATCGAATTGGAAGATCAAAATGAATGGAGCATTCCTAAAGGGAAGTATCTCGCGTTGCTGTCGCACTCGGGTTCGCGTGGACTTGGTGCTGAGATTGCGCGGCACTATACCAAAGTTGCAAAACAATTGTGTCTGCTTCCGTCAACGGCCTCCAGCCTTGCATGGCTCGACCTTAACTCCTCAGCTGGCCAGGAATACTGGCAGGCAATGAATTTAGCAGGTGACTATGCATCGGCAAATCATCACCAGATTCATCAGCGTATAGCCGAAGCCCTTGGTGAGCGACCAATGTTCCGGGTAGAGAACCATCACAACTTCGCATGGAAGGAGAAACTCAGCGATGGAACGGAAGTGATCGTTCACCGCAAAGGAGCTACACCGGCGGGAGAAGGGGTGCTTGGAATTATTCCCGGCTCGATGACGGCCCCCGGCTACATCGTCAAAGGAAAAGGAAATCCGAACTCGCTGAACTCGGCATCGCATGGCGCGGGACGACTGATGTCGCGAAGTACGGCAAAGCAAAGCGTCACCAACAAAATGGTGAAGCAGGAATTAGCCAAACATGATGTGACCCTGCTGGGTGGCGGATTGGACGAAGCGCCTATGGCCTACAAAGACATCCGGAAAGTGATGCACTACCAGGATGAATTAGTGGAGACGCTCGGAGTGTTTACTCCGAAGATTGTAAGAATGTGCGGAGATGATTCTCCGTCCGAAGATTAG